In Maridesulfovibrio sp., a single genomic region encodes these proteins:
- the mtnA gene encoding S-methyl-5-thioribose-1-phosphate isomerase — MTEHIQFSPEKDALVLLDQRYLPTREDWFDCKTTDDIVEALVVMVVRGAPAIGVTAAYGCYLAAREVSGSDNWKAELEKNLDKIENARPTAVNLRWAVREMKRVRDESGDISLEELCAVWLKRAKEIHADDIRMCEDIGRFGGELMDDGDTIMTHCNAGALATAGYGTALGVIRGAVDQGKKVSVIANETRPFLQGARLTAYELHRDGIPVKVACDNACALLMKKGLVQKVVVGADRIAANGDAVNKIGTFGVALLAREFGIPFYVAAPVYTIDPETPTGDDVPIEDRTPTEVTHVGGHRITPEGVDVFNFAFDPTPNELIAGIITEKGVLRAPYDEAIRKLFAEE; from the coding sequence ATGACAGAGCATATTCAGTTTTCACCGGAAAAAGACGCCCTTGTGCTGCTGGATCAGCGCTATCTGCCTACCCGCGAGGACTGGTTTGACTGCAAGACAACGGACGATATCGTCGAGGCCCTTGTGGTCATGGTCGTGCGCGGCGCTCCGGCCATCGGCGTAACTGCCGCTTACGGCTGCTATCTGGCCGCCCGTGAAGTTTCCGGCAGCGATAACTGGAAGGCCGAACTGGAAAAGAATCTCGACAAGATCGAGAACGCCCGCCCCACAGCGGTCAACCTGCGCTGGGCAGTGCGCGAAATGAAGCGCGTCCGGGATGAATCCGGGGATATTTCCCTTGAAGAACTTTGTGCCGTCTGGCTGAAACGGGCCAAGGAAATTCATGCCGATGATATCCGTATGTGTGAGGATATCGGCAGGTTCGGCGGAGAACTCATGGACGACGGCGATACCATCATGACCCACTGCAATGCCGGGGCGCTTGCCACGGCAGGGTATGGAACCGCTCTCGGAGTCATCCGCGGTGCGGTTGATCAGGGCAAGAAGGTCTCGGTCATCGCCAACGAAACCCGTCCCTTTCTTCAGGGTGCGCGTCTTACCGCATACGAACTGCATCGTGACGGCATTCCAGTAAAGGTGGCCTGTGATAACGCCTGCGCCCTGCTGATGAAAAAGGGACTGGTCCAGAAGGTCGTAGTCGGAGCGGACCGCATTGCCGCAAACGGCGACGCAGTAAACAAGATCGGGACATTCGGCGTTGCGCTGCTGGCCCGTGAATTCGGGATTCCTTTTTACGTGGCCGCCCCGGTCTACACTATAGACCCGGAAACCCCCACCGGTGACGATGTGCCCATTGAAGACCGCACTCCCACCGAGGTAACCCACGTGGGCGGACATCGCATTACCCCGGAAGGTGTTGATGTGTTCAACTTCGCTTTCGACCCCACCCCCAATGAACTCATAGCCGGAATCATTACCGAAAAGGGTGTGTTGAGGGCTCCGTATGACGAAGCGATCCGCAAATTGTTCGCGGAGGAATAA
- the der gene encoding ribosome biogenesis GTPase Der has product MLPTIALVGRPNVGKSTLFNRLLRKKRALTHDMPGITRDRIYAEGQYDGVSYALIDTGGLVMESDNNSGEFQGDIFEQAREAIEEAHALILVVDGRIGLTPLDEQVAGYIRQSNKPVLLLVNKVDGPELEAQATAEFHVLGYEIMPVSAEHGFNLFELREKVAAMARETGIVPEERDEEAKGLKIAMLGRPNAGKSSMVNALTGEERVIVSDIAGTTRDSVDVTFESSGKLYTFVDTAGVRRRTNITDTIERFSVVRALRSSARADVTIMVVDALGGITKQDKRLIDYLVKEAIPFIIAVNKVDLVSKGERTALREGFERALRIAGHVPVVYTSCVSKSGLGGILELATRLKKECSLRVSTGELNRIMKEVIEKHQPPVVKRKRAKFKYMTQADEEPPTFVFFINDEKLIKASYHRFLENKLRKILNVKIAPLNIVFRSTFRKKDDIVHK; this is encoded by the coding sequence ATGCTGCCAACTATAGCTCTTGTAGGGCGCCCAAATGTCGGGAAGTCCACACTTTTCAATAGATTGTTGCGGAAGAAAAGGGCTCTGACCCACGACATGCCCGGAATTACCCGGGACCGTATTTACGCCGAAGGCCAGTACGACGGGGTGAGCTACGCGCTCATCGATACCGGCGGTCTGGTTATGGAGAGCGACAATAATTCCGGTGAATTTCAGGGCGATATTTTTGAACAGGCCCGCGAGGCCATAGAAGAGGCTCATGCACTGATCCTCGTCGTAGACGGAAGAATCGGGCTGACCCCGCTGGACGAGCAGGTTGCCGGTTATATCCGCCAGAGCAACAAGCCTGTGCTTCTGCTGGTTAACAAGGTGGACGGTCCTGAGCTTGAAGCGCAGGCCACAGCGGAATTTCATGTTCTGGGCTATGAGATCATGCCTGTTTCCGCCGAGCATGGTTTCAACCTGTTTGAACTGCGTGAAAAGGTCGCCGCCATGGCCCGCGAGACAGGCATTGTCCCCGAGGAAAGGGACGAGGAGGCCAAGGGGCTCAAGATTGCCATGTTGGGGCGGCCCAATGCCGGGAAGTCCTCCATGGTTAATGCCCTTACCGGGGAAGAGCGGGTAATCGTAAGCGATATCGCCGGAACCACCCGTGACAGTGTGGACGTTACTTTTGAGAGCAGCGGCAAACTCTATACGTTCGTGGATACCGCCGGAGTACGCCGCCGGACGAACATCACCGATACCATAGAGCGGTTCAGCGTTGTGCGAGCCCTGCGAAGCAGCGCCCGTGCCGATGTGACCATCATGGTTGTGGATGCGCTTGGAGGAATCACCAAGCAGGATAAGCGGCTCATAGACTATCTTGTCAAAGAGGCTATCCCGTTCATAATTGCGGTCAACAAGGTGGACCTTGTTTCCAAGGGAGAGCGGACCGCTCTGCGCGAAGGATTCGAACGTGCGCTTCGCATTGCCGGGCATGTCCCGGTTGTTTATACTTCCTGTGTATCCAAGTCCGGTCTCGGCGGTATTCTGGAGCTGGCAACCCGGCTCAAGAAGGAATGTTCCTTACGAGTTTCCACCGGTGAACTGAACAGGATCATGAAAGAGGTGATCGAAAAACATCAGCCTCCGGTGGTTAAGCGCAAGAGGGCCAAGTTCAAGTACATGACCCAGGCAGACGAGGAACCGCCAACGTTTGTATTTTTCATCAACGATGAGAAGCTGATCAAGGCTTCCTATCATCGTTTTCTGGAAAACAAGCTGCGCAAGATACTGAATGTGAAGATTGCCCCTCTTAATATTGTCTTCCGTTCGACCTTCCGCAAGAAAGATGACATTGTTCATAAATAA
- a CDS encoding response regulator transcription factor — MTNLIGVVIADDHALVREGLKTILKSQPGINVLGMAENGEEAVRLCRRLNPDVVLMDLSMPVKSGTQAIQELAGIGKTKILALTAHVEAEHIFSALDAGACGYVLKTSSSEELMIAIRTVMKGNVYLAPDISGEVARGFLHRKRGGSDERLELLTNREREVLKQVLAGYKNREIAELLIISIKTVEKHRSNMMKKLGLSSLAELRAFGEELKAKDIFI; from the coding sequence ATGACAAATCTTATCGGTGTAGTGATAGCTGATGACCACGCCTTGGTCAGGGAAGGGCTGAAGACCATTTTGAAATCCCAGCCGGGGATAAACGTACTCGGCATGGCTGAAAATGGTGAGGAGGCTGTGCGTCTGTGCAGGCGGCTGAACCCTGATGTGGTGCTTATGGATCTGTCCATGCCCGTTAAGAGTGGAACACAGGCCATTCAGGAGCTTGCAGGAATCGGCAAGACCAAGATACTGGCCCTTACTGCTCATGTTGAAGCCGAACATATTTTTTCAGCCCTTGATGCAGGCGCCTGCGGATATGTGCTGAAGACGTCTTCCAGTGAAGAACTGATGATTGCCATCAGAACGGTTATGAAGGGGAATGTCTATCTTGCCCCCGATATTTCCGGAGAGGTGGCAAGGGGATTCCTGCACCGAAAGCGCGGCGGCAGTGATGAGCGTCTGGAACTGCTGACCAACCGGGAGAGGGAAGTGCTGAAACAGGTGCTTGCCGGGTATAAGAATCGTGAAATAGCGGAACTTTTGATCATCAGCATCAAGACCGTTGAAAAGCATCGTTCCAATATGATGAAGAAGCTCGGTCTCAGTTCTTTGGCGGAGCTCAGGGCTTTCGGTGAAGAACTGAAAGCCAAGGATATTTTTATCTGA
- a CDS encoding phosphatidylserine decarboxylase family protein, protein MKWKRVFIFFFLMVIMSSVQSIAYADSLRSPSDGRQCYKIGADANIPLMPVIQEFKDLIENDPHLYMLFMEMFNQIPNKPPYLKDPAGNVQIRSYRQMLNALNCILTSAPEFNDTIMAGTPINAMLAWPMGTPAGTEAFLDKRVNRQLKKILKQWEVFLASPDSRYVLTDKPGGWFSPQALKVMPDFDKNFVCDPSKPYHGFASWDDFFTRLFRKGLRPVASPDNDAVIVNACESAPYRLAKDVKLRDKFWIKGEPYSIYHMFDGDPLAEQFVGGTFYQAFLSAFNYHRWHSPVSGTIVKTKLVDGSYYAAALVDGFDPETQDNCQGYIAQTAARALVFIQADNPDIGLMGILFVGMGDVSSNEITVYEGQHVRKGEQLGMFHFGGSTHVLMFRPGVNVEFDLRGQTPSVNAKNIPLLSKLAVVKGKK, encoded by the coding sequence ATGAAATGGAAACGGGTTTTCATCTTTTTCTTTTTAATGGTTATTATGAGTTCGGTTCAGTCAATTGCGTATGCGGATTCTTTGCGCTCCCCCTCTGACGGCAGGCAGTGCTACAAGATCGGTGCGGACGCGAATATACCTTTGATGCCCGTAATTCAGGAATTCAAGGATTTAATCGAAAACGATCCCCATCTTTATATGCTGTTCATGGAGATGTTCAATCAGATCCCGAATAAACCGCCGTATCTGAAGGATCCTGCCGGAAACGTCCAGATTCGCAGCTACCGGCAGATGCTGAATGCTCTGAACTGTATCCTGACCAGTGCGCCTGAATTCAACGACACCATCATGGCCGGAACTCCGATTAACGCTATGCTGGCATGGCCCATGGGAACTCCGGCAGGAACAGAAGCCTTTCTGGACAAACGGGTAAACCGGCAGCTGAAAAAGATTTTAAAACAATGGGAGGTCTTCCTTGCTTCACCGGACTCCCGGTATGTCTTGACCGACAAGCCCGGAGGATGGTTCAGCCCGCAGGCTCTGAAGGTCATGCCCGATTTTGATAAAAATTTTGTCTGCGATCCGAGCAAGCCGTACCATGGTTTTGCCTCGTGGGATGATTTTTTCACCCGCCTGTTCCGTAAAGGGCTGCGCCCTGTGGCATCACCGGACAATGACGCTGTCATCGTCAACGCGTGTGAATCAGCTCCGTATCGGCTGGCTAAAGATGTAAAGCTCAGGGATAAATTCTGGATCAAGGGCGAACCCTACTCCATTTATCACATGTTTGACGGCGACCCGCTGGCAGAACAATTTGTGGGTGGAACATTTTACCAGGCCTTCCTGAGCGCATTCAACTACCATCGCTGGCACAGCCCTGTGAGCGGAACAATTGTAAAGACCAAGCTTGTGGATGGAAGCTACTACGCTGCTGCACTGGTTGACGGATTTGATCCGGAAACACAGGACAATTGCCAGGGCTACATCGCTCAGACCGCGGCCCGTGCTTTGGTGTTCATCCAAGCCGACAACCCGGATATAGGCCTTATGGGCATCCTTTTTGTCGGTATGGGTGACGTCTCATCCAATGAGATCACGGTTTATGAAGGGCAGCATGTTAGAAAGGGCGAGCAACTGGGAATGTTTCACTTTGGCGGATCCACCCACGTGCTTATGTTTCGCCCCGGTGTGAACGTAGAATTCGATCTGCGCGGACAAACTCCAAGTGTTAACGCCAAGAACATTCCCCTTCTGTCAAAATTGGCCGTGGTAAAGGGCAAGAAGTAG